A window of Fusarium falciforme chromosome 1, complete sequence genomic DNA:
ACTGAAGGTGACgatcttgcgcttcttggtgaATGCACGTGCTGCCGCCAGAGCATGCAGATTGGCCTCGGTTCCTGAGTTGGCGAAGCGCACATGCTCTATGCTGAAGCGCTGACAGATCTCACGAGCAAAGATCTGCTCCTGGGCTGTGTTTGCGCCGACGTTCAGGCCCGTATTGTCTAGGACGTCCCGGATGGCTGAGAGGATGACGGGGTTGGAATGCCCATAGAGAGCTGCAGTAAACTCGCACGTCAAGTCTGTGTAACTATGAGTTTGTTAGCGATGTGGTACATGCTCGGCCTGCTTGAGACTTGCGTGTGTCCATCCTCAGATGTGACCTGATATCCCTTGCCCGACTTGATAACCACTGGGAATGGACTGGCGTAGAGGACAGTGCGAGTGTTTCCTCCCGGCATTGacttgatggcttcttcaTAGAGGGCCTTGGAGCGTGGGTTACGAGTGACATATCGAGTTGTGGCCGCATCAAGCTTGGCCTGAATAAGTTGTGTCAATTCTGTAGCCATGATAGATAAGGATCGATTGAAGGTAGTAGTTGTAAGATGAAGCAATAGTTTCGTGGTATGACTGAAGATGAGAGCTTCTGTTATATACTTGTTCGACTGGTAGTAGAGTGATCTGGATCCGATGTCGCCCTGTGGCATCCCAAGGATGCTATTCGTAAGTGAGATAACAACCAACTGAGCCCCGCAGAGTTCAGGCCATTTGCGACAATTCAGAAGTCTCTATTGGCCGCCATCGAGCATGATGGAATGCCTATCGCCTTTCGGGCCGGGGTTGGCCCAAGTCGGAGACATGATACCCGTGTCTACCTAGATGTTTCGGGTCTCGGGTTTCGTTCGGGTTTGGACATGCGAGGCGCATCTCTGTAAGTCTTGATAGATTTTAGAATAGCTTAGCAACCGAAACATTAAGTTCAACTTTGGCTAAAACAGGTTGTCGGTTTTTTCCCCACGATGGCCTTGTATCGTTCAGAAGACCATCTTCTCTGCTGGTTCTGGTGGTGAAACTGGATGAACTACTCGTCTCTTGGTGGTTGAGTAGAGAACAACCATGATGGTCTGGAAACAAACCCAGTCAACTCGAGCTTTAACATTTATATCAAAACGTTCACTGCAAGCCTCTAAACATAACTACAGTCAAATATTCTAAGATCCTTCcaccaacctcaacctcatgGCGTTCAGATCGATCTGGGCTGCTGGGATGATGGGATCTTGGTGGAGTGGGGGTACGTACCGTTCAAACGCCAATGTGGGGAAGCAGAAAAGCGGTGTGTGAAAAAAGCCGGCAGAATCGACATCCCACTTAATTTTTTTGCCCAATTTTTGAAGGTGCTCGTCTTGcctggagaagagaaagaagccaAGCCGACGATATTCGATAATTCACAATGGCCGGCTCAATCAACAAGCCCAAGAGTCAGTATACCCTCTCACGGACTCAAGCTGGTGATTCATAGTCCCTAACAACAATCCACAGAGCCCAAGTCCAAGCGGACGCCCGTCCGTCTTCGCCACAAGATCCAGAAGGCATCCGTCGCAAAGCAAAAGAAGGAGCGCAAGCTCGCAAAGAAGAACCCGGAATGGCGAacgaagctcaagaaggaccCCGGCATCCCTAACCTGTTCCCCTACAAGGAGAAGCTGCTCGCCGAGATTGAGGAGAAACGcctgaagaaggccgaggaggcgcaGAAGCGAAAAgagctggccaaggctgCAAAGACGGgcgccaaggatgaggaggtgatggaggatgtcgatgaaatggaggacgaggatatGGATGAGGACATTGACGAGTCGAACCCCATGGCTGCGCTTATTGCCAGCGCTCGCGCTGCTGCGGCCAGCTATGACCGACAActggccgacgacgacatggacgaggatgacgataGCGGAGAGTCCGACAACGAGCGAGGCCCTGAAATGTCAATTGGCCAGGCCTCTTCGAGAAAGACCTACGACAAGGTCTTCAAGTCGGTGGTTGAGCAGGCCGACGTCGTCCTCTACGTCCTCGACGCCCGCGACCCAGAGGGCACACGCTCTCGTGAGGTCGAGCGCAGCATCATGGCCGCTGCGTCCGGCGGCAAGCGCCTCATTCTCGTCATCAACAAGGTCGACTTGATCCCTCCCAAGGTCCTGCGAGACTGGCTCGTCTACCTTCGCCGCTACTTCCCGACCTTGCCTCTCCGGGCCTCCAACGCCGCTCCCAACGCCCACACCTTCAACCACCGTGACCTGACCGTCCAGAGCACATCTGCCACGCTTTTCAAGGCCCTCAAGAGCTTTGCTGCTAGTCGTCAGCTCAAGCGCGCCGTGTCTGTTGGTGTCATTGGCTATCCCAACGTGGGTAAGAGCTCTGTTATCAACGCTCTTCTCTCAAGGATGAGTGGAAAGGGTAGCTCCTCTTCCAAGGCATGCCCTGCTGGTGCCGAGGCTGGTGTGACGACGAGCATCCGATCTGTCAAGATCGACAGCAAGCTTACTCTGCTCGACTCCCCTGGTGTCGTcttcccctcttcctcctcgacccaGTCTGCCGGCCTCGTCTCACTCAAGAATGCCACCGAGGCGCACGCCCACCTGATCCTCCTCAATGCTGTCCCACCCAAGCAGATCGATGATCCTGTCCCTGCCGTCTCACTCCTCCTGCGACGTCTGTCATCGTCTCCCGAGCTCATGCAGAAGCTCACTGATGTCTACGACATTCCTGCCCTCCTCCCAGACCGCAAGGACGGCGACACCACAACCGACTTCCTCGTCCAAGTCGCCCGCAGGCGAGGCCGTCTCGGCCGTGGTGGAGTCCCCAACATcaacgccgccgccatgACCGTCGTCACCGACTGGCGTGACGGCCGTATCCAGGGCTGGGTCGAGCCCCCTGCTTTGGCTGTCGAGTCCAGCGCCGCGCCGTCCAAGCCGGCCCTGAAGAACGCCggagaggatgaggttgCCGCCGACCAGAAGCAGATCGTTACCGAGTGGGCCGCCGAGTTCAAGCTCGAGGGTCTCTGGGGCGACGACGGCAACGCTGACAACGACGATGCCATGGAGCAGTAAGAGAGGGGGAATTTGGACTTGAGTAAAAAACGTGACGGACGGTACATGAATTCTTGACTGGAAAGTTTGGCGTTTCAAGGATTGGCTGGCAGAACGGACCTAGACCGTgcatatacctttataaaaacAATCTGTCTTCCCAAACTCCTGCGTGGTTCACCCTGTGCTTTGTAGATTGTGCATCATGCCATGTACCTGTACCTCTAACTACCTAATACAAATGATCCCTCTTAAGCCTCGAGCAACTCCATCTTGACACCCCGCTTGCCCGTCATCTCGTCCTTCTCGTCATGGACTCTAACCTTGACCTTTTGGAACAGCTCCACCTGCACCTCCCGGCTTCCCTTGGTAGTGAGCGTAAACGTCTCAGGGTCAAAGTCGGCCTCTGGTTCGGGTTCAGCGAGATCCCGGAGTCGGATCAAACCTTCGATGCCGAAGCGcgggacgaggacgacgaagCCGTTGCTGAAAATCTTCATGACAaacgcctcctcctcagcgaccttgcccttgagggcCTGGCCGACGTAGTAGGCAATGCTGGCGCGGCCCGCCATCTGGGCGTTGCGGTGTCGCACATTGATGTTCTTGCATACGGCCTCGAGACGTCCCCGGCTGCGGACGTTGGGGTGAACGGCCTCGTAGTCGATGGCGGCGGCAAGCTGTCGGTGAGCGAGGAGATCGGCGTATCGACGGATAGGAGACGTGAAGTGAGTGTAGATCTCGGATGCAAGGCCATAGTGACGGAACTCGGGGTAGGCTTGAGTGCCTGAGCAGAAATACTCTGCACTCATCATACAGCGTGTCGCCATGATACGCACCAAAGTGTTGAAGAAGGGTTCCTTGGCATCGACACACTGATCCAACGAGTCGGCGAGGGCCTTGCTGGAGTCGGTGCGAAGCTCCAAGCCGCGCTTGGTGCGCAGTTGGTTTGCCAGCTCGTCAAAGTTGGTCTTGGGAGGAGCGGCGTGACGACGGAGGATGGCAGTCTGAGGGAACGCCTCATAGATCTTGGCTGCGACGCTGACGTTGGCGAACAACATGAACTCTTCGACCAGCGAGTTGGTGTCGAGGAGCTGCTTCGTCTTGACATCGATGGGATCAGACGTCTCGGACTCGGTCTggaccttgacctcgggcGACGAGAGGCTCAGAGCACCGGCGTCCAttcgcttcttcttgagcttctttgaCAGCATGAGGAGCATCCGCATACCCTTGGTGAGGTCGTCTTGCTGAGAATCGTCATCGATTCTGAGTTGAGCTTGTTCGTAGCTGAAAGCCTCACGGGACTTGATAACAGACTTTGTGAAGCGAACATTGACGATGTCGGCATTGTCGTTCAGCTCCCAGAGCACCGAAAAGGCATATCGTTCCACATATGGCTTGAGAGAGCAAAGGTCTGTTCCAAGCAGTGGCGGAAGCATGTCAATACGCTTGTCCACCAGATAAACAGTCGTGCCGCGGATGCTGGCCTCAGTGTCCATGGCGTTGGCAGGCTTGACGAAGTGCGAGACATCGGCGATGTGGACGCCAACCTCAAAATTGCCGTTCGGAAGCTTTCTGGCGTGGAGAGCATCGTCGATATCCTGACAGCCGGGAGGATCAATACTGCAGATGAGAAGTCCTCTGAGATCCTCCCTTTGTCTCCAGCCGGGATCCTCCACGCTGGCTGGCACCCTCCAGTCATGGCCTTCCTTAGGGAGACAGTCAAGGACAGTCTTGGGGAACGGTCGGTACTGGACATCCCATTCTAGCAACAGAGCTTCAGTCTCGGCCGCCTTGGTCTCCAACTCTCCCAGAGAGCGTACAAAGTGCCCAATGGGGTGCCTAGAGTCGCGCTCCCAGGCATCAATGGTAACCAAAAGTCGCTTGCCGAGTAGGTCTGCAACTTGTCGTGTACGAAGTCGAATCTTGGGAATCTTCTTGTCCAtggggatgaggaagacgctGTCCTGCTTGCGGCCCTGGCTGGACGCTTTGCTCGCAGACGAAGGGTCGATGTGGCCAACATACTGGCGCCAGTTGCGCTTGATTACGCCGACAACCTTGGCAGTTGGTTGCGGGCGACCTTCTGAGAAGCCTTTCTGGGTCTTCTTCACCTGCTCCTGCAGAGCCTTGCGCTCCTTTTCAGACACAAGGTCTTGGCTCTCCTCCACGTCTGCGTTCTCGTTCTTTGTGATGGCTTCCTCCTCAATAATCTTCGTCGAAGGCTCCTTCCACTGATCTTGAGGAAGAACCTCGACAACGACCACATCGCCATCAACAGCACGGTTGATGTTCTCGCGACCCAGGACCAGCAGAGGCTTGGGGAATGCCGGAACCTTGATGGAGCCCTCTAGATAGTTGTATGGTGAGACGTTGAAGATGCCCTGATGCATCAAGCCGGCCTTGACCCCAGTCATCATCCTTGAGAGTGTAAAGTACTCAGGATATAGCATCTGCCCCTGTTTCTTGAACGACCCTTGGTTCTGTGATTCTGCTACCATGTCGAGCAGCCTTTCGCCATCCTCGAGTCCGCTGACATAGTCTTTGAGAGAAGATGCGTGAAGCCCATCTGCCTTGGCTTTGCGGAGGTTGTCTTGGTCGTCGCTCAGCATCACCACTGCAGGGAGTTTCTTGGCCTTTGTGCGCGCCAGATGCTCGCCGTACCATTTCACGGCCAGTCGCACAGCCCGATCATTTCGGTCATTGACAGTTTCATTTGCCTCGCGGTGGACAAATGTTTCCAGTCGAAAGTCGTTGAAGAAGACATAAAATCTCTTGTCCTCGCTCTTGGTGAGTCCTATTAGCCGGTTGTAAAGCGGCAATGACCGATTCCGTAGCTCCTCAAGCACAGTCTGCAAGATGATGACGTCGTAAAAGGCGGAGCTCTGCTCAAACAGATCCATGGCGTTGAGCAGCGCGTTGGTATCAGGGACCAGGTAGTGTCCTTGGGGGAATGCTTTGGTGCCTGCAGGCTTGTCCGAGAGGACAAAAGGCTGAGCTGCATCTTTGTCAGTACATCGAAAAGGAGTGAGAGATACTAGAACTCACCCTGCTGAGCGGCATTTCTGGGGGCATACTGAAGGCACGCCTTGCAGAGCTTGGAGGAGCAAGGAATGTCTGTTCGCAAGTAGACTTCTCTAACAATTTTCTGCACCTTGCCGCTTCGAGTCGAGCGCACGTAGACCTTGCTCGAGATGTTGGATGCCAGGGCATCGCCTTCCTGAGATCTTTTTAAGCTCGCCATCTCTTCTCGACTTCGTCACAAGTGATGAAGCAGATTGTGAGTTGGTGATGAAAAGTATGTCGTTGAGCAAGCATCTAGTTTGGCAGGCGAATTGAAGGTGATAGTGGGACCGTTATCGATAAGGCCCAGGTCAAAACAAAGTGGCAGTCAAAATTTCAACTTTATAATGGATGCGTAATGGCTTCAACATCGGCATTTCAACACTCTAGAGCGATCTAGAAAGATACCAAAGTTTCCATTACCCATGGTACGAAGTTTTCGAGTCACGTTTGGTAAGCAGCTTGGAACACGCTCTCGGCCTTGGAAGAAGCCATCACATGACCAGCAAGAGCTACTGTGGTTGTCACGTGATTGAACGACGACTTCAACTACCAGCCTACCTTCCTGGTTAGCCCTTCATCATTAATCCTTATTCTGCGGCACATTCTTCAGCTTCAAGGCATTTGAGAGAATAATCTGTGGTCAATATGATGTCCTGTGTCGATCCCAGAACAACAGCCCTGAGTTCTTCGGCATCCGTTTCGTCGTCAGGAGCAGGAGATATAGGTCCTCCACTGCAACCACCACCTGCCACCAGGAGTCCTCCACCTTAAAGTACAAGAATATAGAACTAACTATCTCGCTCAACGCTCTTCTCGAATTAGAACTCGAAATGCCATGATTACCTTCATCATCTGGATACCCCGGCTTTGTCGAGTACAGTTCAATATCACCAACTGAACTGCTTGATGGGACATGGAAGGCCACGGTCTACACTGAGGCGTCTAGCTTCCAGAGAACACGCAAGAGTGACAGTCGCAATCAGCCATCCGCTTTACTCTCTTTCAGCCGCACATCAACGACGCGTCCCGGCCCTGGCAGATATCCCGCTCTCATCAAGGACCAAATTATTAGCAACATTTGCAAGTCCTCATGCAAAACGCACTGGCCTCGCATGGACGCAAAATCCTGCTTTTAAGTTTCAAATGTGCGTTTGCTATTAGGTGGGACGACTTCAGCTTCCAGTCGTCTTACCACACCAACCGCTAGGACGTTGGGAAAGCCATGGTGTCTCAATAGCATCCGACTACAATATTCCCCAAGGAACAGCAACATAGCCAAAAACTctgatggagatggcaaGGACCCAGCGAACTCCAGAGAAAGACAAGATCAGAGTCAGGCTCGCCACACCCTTCTGGGTGTTATTGGCCAGCGATGGCAGTGGCGAGCTCAGGATGCCTGCCGCATGATTATCTAGCCAAGTCTTCCGAAGTACCAGTCTTGGCTGTGTAAGTGTGGCCTCGTATGATGAGAGTCGCGCAAGACTTGACCAGGGTCTCGAGCAGCATGTCGATGATCTTGGCACTAAAAACATGATGGCTTCACGACGTTGGCGTCCCAGTTGACAGCACAGGTCGGTATAACTCGACCACCATTCAAGTCAACCGCAAACTTCCATATCCCCCAAGTGCATCTCATGAGTTGACTGAATGTCCGGCTTGATCGATGTCTCCAGCACGCGAACCAGGCCATTCCAGATAGCCGCGCGCCCCGAGACGGTGGAATATGCGCTTCTTTTGAGGCCAAATGTCTTCAAGCTCTAAACCAACGATATTGCAGCCAGGTATCGAAGCGAACTGTCCAGCTAGACAACGTCGGCTCGCCCGGAGGTACCAGAGGTACCAAAGGATAGACATGCAGTGACATGTCGACCACTGTCGCAGTGGGGAGCAAATGGGTGGGCTCTTCGTCCAGCCTCAGCATGCACGCGAGGGTCAGAACCAATCGAAATGGCGTCGTGAGCGCCTTTCTTGAGCCACCAAGTATCCTTGGATGGTAGGAGGTATCGAAGCTGCATTCAAACGCAGAGTGTCATCACGAAGCGGCTGCGACCTGGGCAGGCGATTTCGACTCCAGACAGGGGAGACAGCATCAATCTTTGAGCAGGTGATTATAGCTTGCATGGTTAAGAGCAGAGGTATATCAACTTGACCAGCGTTATTCAGGTACGTGACAAAGAAGACAAACCAGTTTCTTGACATGCCAAAGAG
This region includes:
- a CDS encoding S1 motif domain-containing protein, with amino-acid sequence MASLKRSQEGDALASNISSKVYVRSTRSGKVQKIVREVYLRTDIPCSSKLCKACLQYAPRNAAQQAQPFVLSDKPAGTKAFPQGHYLVPDTNALLNAMDLFEQSSAFYDVIILQTVLEELRNRSLPLYNRLIGLTKSEDKRFYVFFNDFRLETFVHREANETVNDRNDRAVRLAVKWYGEHLARTKAKKLPAVVMLSDDQDNLRKAKADGLHASSLKDYVSGLEDGERLLDMVAESQNQGSFKKQGQMLYPEYFTLSRMMTGVKAGLMHQGIFNVSPYNYLEGSIKVPAFPKPLLVLGRENINRAVDGDVVVVEVLPQDQWKEPSTKIIEEEAITKNENADVEESQDLVSEKERKALQEQVKKTQKGFSEGRPQPTAKVVGVIKRNWRQYVGHIDPSSASKASSQGRKQDSVFLIPMDKKIPKIRLRTRQVADLLGKRLLVTIDAWERDSRHPIGHFVRSLGELETKAAETEALLLEWDVQYRPFPKTVLDCLPKEGHDWRVPASVEDPGWRQREDLRGLLICSIDPPGCQDIDDALHARKLPNGNFEVGVHIADVSHFVKPANAMDTEASIRGTTVYLVDKRIDMLPPLLGTDLCSLKPYVERYAFSVLWELNDNADIVNVRFTKSVIKSREAFSYEQAQLRIDDDSQQDDLTKGMRMLLMLSKKLKKKRMDAGALSLSSPEVKVQTESETSDPIDVKTKQLLDTNSLVEEFMLFANVSVAAKIYEAFPQTAILRRHAAPPKTNFDELANQLRTKRGLELRTDSSKALADSLDQCVDAKEPFFNTLVRIMATRCMMSAEYFCSGTQAYPEFRHYGLASEIYTHFTSPIRRYADLLAHRQLAAAIDYEAVHPNVRSRGRLEAVCKNINVRHRNAQMAGRASIAYYVGQALKGKVAEEEAFVMKIFSNGFVVLVPRFGIEGLIRLRDLAEPEPEADFDPETFTLTTKGSREVQVELFQKVKVRVHDEKDEMTGKRGVKMELLEA
- a CDS encoding CP-type G domain-containing protein — encoded protein: MAGSINKPKKPKSKRTPVRLRHKIQKASVAKQKKERKLAKKNPEWRTKLKKDPGIPNLFPYKEKLLAEIEEKRLKKAEEAQKRKELAKAAKTGAKDEEVMEDVDEMEDEDMDEDIDESNPMAALIASARAAAASYDRQLADDDMDEDDDSGESDNERGPEMSIGQASSRKTYDKVFKSVVEQADVVLYVLDARDPEGTRSREVERSIMAAASGGKRLILVINKVDLIPPKVLRDWLVYLRRYFPTLPLRASNAAPNAHTFNHRDLTVQSTSATLFKALKSFAASRQLKRAVSVGVIGYPNVGKSSVINALLSRMSGKGSSSSKACPAGAEAGVTTSIRSVKIDSKLTLLDSPGVVFPSSSSTQSAGLVSLKNATEAHAHLILLNAVPPKQIDDPVPAVSLLLRRLSSSPELMQKLTDVYDIPALLPDRKDGDTTTDFLVQVARRRGRLGRGGVPNINAAAMTVVTDWRDGRIQGWVEPPALAVESSAAPSKPALKNAGEDEVAADQKQIVTEWAAEFKLEGLWGDDGNADNDDAMEQ